One genomic region from Artemia franciscana chromosome 17, ASM3288406v1, whole genome shotgun sequence encodes:
- the LOC136037597 gene encoding uncharacterized protein LOC136037597: protein MKLCFPNDGICQALASSKTKTTGIIKNVIATEEKVQLANWLRNNKFAIIVDESTDKSWAKVLVIIAKYVDTNYNVREDFLGLVDVNDASSAGQKNLIMKCLSDLGIPIQNLMGIGFDNASVNTGSVKGLGVLLKEEVPNLFILGCTSHSLALCAAYAAKKLPESLEVFIHDIVNYIASSPKRQDELKKCQEFARFESHRLLQVANTRWLSLEASVKRILEQWSALMRFFASHGKGDAAGDKSSKEKASRILACMKDPKIKGYLYLIAFVLEKVNELNIEFQSSKTRIHRLLQSSRVTYLALLRCFVTKEAIAIAEDPFRVKLIPPNFLKLEELKLGPNTLNYITTSSSAGQLNRQLVQTIHTSCFSFLVEMCLQVSTRIDYKDETLVNLRCIDPTVAVSGKVDTIVPLMIRFPNLLGDSKGESDTLRDRPKVQWTKLSDSKEDLPKFEPSDDPGIFWKQLSNVKDCISRPVYLEISKFMLTLCALPHSSASAERQFSILNNLKTKIRNRLQTETVSALMFAKQYVIRRSADAGSSNSWKIDDSLRLSFQKWKGASRSTKVNLICSNATGVDQNEEEEIDFCD, encoded by the coding sequence ATGAAATTATGTTTCCCAAATGATGGTATTTGCCAAGCATTAGCCTCGTCGAAAACCAAGACAACTGGAATAATCAAGAATGTTATTGCCACAGAGGAAAAAGTGCAGCTTGCAAATTGGTTAAGGAATAACAAGTTCGCCATTATTGTAGATGAATCTACGGACAAGTCATGGGCCAAAGTTTTGGTCATCATTGCAAAGTATGTGGATACTAATTACAATGTTCGTGAAGATTTTTTGGGTCTTGTTGACGTGAACGACGCGTCAAGTGCCGGCCAGAAGAACCTGATTATGAAATGTCTTTCGGACCTTGGTATACCTATACAAAATTTAATGGGTATAGGCTTCGATAATGCTAGTGTGAATACTGGGTCTGTGAAAGGACTAGGGGTGCTGCTTAAAGAGGAAGTACCAAATTTGTTCATTCTTGGTTGTACAAGTCACTCGCTCGCGTTATGTGCAGCATACGCCGCTAAAAAGCTACCAGAGAGTTTGGAAGTATTCATTCACGACATTGTAAACTATATTGCAAGCAGCCCAAAGCGCCAGGACGAGTTGAAAAAGTGTCAAGAATTTGCACGTTTTGAGAGCCACCGCCTACTTCAAGTGGCAAACACAAGATGGCTATCATTGGAAGCCTCTGTCAAGAGAATCCTAGAACAGTGGAGTGCACTGATGCGGTTCTTCGCAAGCCACGGAAAAGGTGATGCAGCAGGAGATAAATCTTCGAAAGAAAAGGCAAGTCGGATTTTGGCTTGTATGAAGGACCCAAAGATTAAAGGTTACCTGTACTTAATTGCCTTTGTCCTTGAAAAGGTAAACGAACTGAATATAGAGTTCCAGAGCAGTAAAACTCGCATTCATAGGCTCTTGCAGAGTTCCAGAGTGACTTATCTTGCTCTTTTGAGATGCTTCGTGACAAAAGAAGCAATAGCAATCGCAGAAGATCCATTCAGGGTCAAACTAATTCCACCAAATTTCCTAAAACTGGAGGAGCTCAAGCTTGGGCCGAACACCCTGAACTATATCACTACATCGTCTAGCGCAGGTCAGCTGAATAGGCAGCTAGTGCAAACAATCCACACAAGCTGTTTTAGCTTTCTCGTTGAAATGTGCTTGCAGGTATCAACAAGAATTGATTACAAAGATGAAACATTGGTGAACCTTCGTTGTATAGATCCTACCGTGGCCGTTTCTGGAAAAGTGGATACTATTGTTCCACTCATGATTCGTTTCCCAAACCTGCTTGGCGACAGCAAAGGTGAAAGTGACACTCTACGAGATAGGCCGAAAGTTCAGTGGACTAAGCTGTCCGACAGTAAAGAGGATCTCCCGAAATTTGAACCCAGCGATGATCCTGGAATCTTTTGGAAGCAGCTGAGTAACGTCAAGGACTGCATATCTAGGCcagtatatttggaaatttcaaaGTTCATGTTGACATTGTGTGCTCTTCCTCATTCCAGCGCAAGCGCAGAAAggcaattttctattttgaacaatttgaaaacaaaaattagaaatcgtCTCCAAACTGAAACTGTGAGTGCACTGATGTTTGCAAAGCAATATGTGATCAGACGCTCCGCCGATGCTGGAAGCAGCAACTCCTGGAAAATAGATGACAGTCTTCGTCTTTCATTCCAGAAGTGGAAGGGAGCATCGAGATCCACGAAAGTAAATCTCATTTGTAGCAACGCAACTGGCGTCGATCAAAATGAGGAAGAGGAAATAGATTTTTGTGACTga